Proteins encoded together in one Variovorax paradoxus window:
- a CDS encoding SCO family protein, translated as MQAASDEPLGLTVHSMPSPNQALDGAEGRRTVVGRWKMIAVMLMCAAPVIASYFTYYVIRPEGRSVYGELIDPQRVLPALTATDRNGAPVDVATLKGQWLLVAVADAACNALCEQQLYLQRQLRESLGREKDRLDRVWLVSDAAPVPARLANGLRGATVLRVPAEQLAKWFAPVQGHSLAEHLYVVDPMGNWMMRFPAGMDAKGASRAKRDLDRLLRASASWDEPGR; from the coding sequence ATGCAAGCAGCCTCTGACGAACCCCTGGGCCTGACGGTGCACTCGATGCCGTCGCCCAACCAGGCACTCGACGGCGCCGAGGGCCGCCGCACGGTCGTCGGACGCTGGAAGATGATTGCGGTGATGCTGATGTGCGCCGCCCCTGTCATTGCGTCTTATTTCACCTACTACGTGATCCGGCCCGAAGGCCGCAGCGTCTACGGCGAGCTCATCGATCCGCAACGCGTGCTGCCGGCACTCACCGCCACCGACCGCAACGGCGCGCCGGTCGACGTCGCCACGCTCAAGGGCCAATGGCTGCTGGTCGCCGTGGCCGATGCGGCTTGCAATGCGCTTTGCGAGCAGCAGCTTTACCTGCAGCGCCAGTTGCGCGAAAGCCTGGGCCGCGAAAAAGACCGGCTCGACCGTGTCTGGCTCGTGAGCGACGCGGCGCCTGTGCCCGCCCGCCTGGCCAATGGCCTGCGCGGCGCCACCGTGCTGCGCGTGCCGGCCGAGCAGCTCGCCAAATGGTTTGCGCCTGTCCAGGGCCATTCGCTGGCCGAGCACCTGTATGTGGTCGATCCCATGGGCAACTGGATGATGCGTTTCCCGGCGGGCATGGATGCCAAGGGGGCCAGCCGCGCCAAGCGCGACCTCGACCGCCTGCTGCGCGCCTCCGCATCCTGGGACGAACCCGGCCGCTGA
- a CDS encoding SCO family protein has product MNKRNALRLIVGSAGWAGAAAALGLGLSGCSEPRPSFNAVDITGADYAKDFSLKDADGKVRTMADFKGKVVVLFFGYAQCPDVCPTTMTEMAQVKQQLGSDGNKLQVVFVTVDPARDTPEVLKAYMGAFDPNFVALIPTPEQLAATAKDFKVYYKKVEGKTPTSYSMDHSAASFVYDTEGRVRLYARYGTGVAPMVSDVKALLKA; this is encoded by the coding sequence ATGAACAAGCGAAATGCTCTCAGGTTGATCGTCGGCAGTGCAGGGTGGGCAGGCGCCGCCGCCGCCCTCGGCCTGGGGCTTTCCGGCTGCAGCGAACCCCGGCCGAGCTTCAATGCGGTCGACATCACCGGCGCCGACTACGCCAAGGACTTTTCGCTCAAGGATGCCGATGGCAAGGTTCGCACCATGGCCGACTTCAAGGGCAAGGTGGTGGTGCTGTTCTTCGGCTATGCCCAATGCCCCGACGTCTGCCCCACCACCATGACCGAAATGGCGCAGGTCAAGCAGCAGCTCGGAAGCGACGGCAACAAGCTGCAGGTGGTGTTTGTCACGGTCGATCCGGCGCGCGACACGCCCGAGGTGCTGAAGGCCTACATGGGCGCGTTCGATCCGAATTTCGTCGCGCTCATTCCCACGCCCGAGCAGCTCGCCGCAACCGCCAAGGACTTCAAGGTCTATTACAAGAAGGTCGAGGGCAAGACCCCCACCAGCTACTCGATGGACCATTCCGCCGCCAGTTTCGTCTACGACACCGAAGGCCGGGTAAGGCTGTACGCGCGCTATGGCACCGGCGTCGCGCCGATGGTGTCCGACGTGAAGGCGCTGCTCAAGGCCTGA
- a CDS encoding SURF1 family protein, protein MTPEPVSSAARAPGRVRFLLVTLAAALTLAATVSLGRWQLSRAAQKEALQAEIEAQKQKPPLDQAEFLALEAPAGALHRPVRLRGLWLTPQTVYLDNRQMHGVPGFYVLTPFALEGSDQTVMVQRGWVQRNFNDRMQLGAVQTPPGIVEVTGLIEPPPGHLFELGKPAAAASAPEAQGSSPIRQNLDLEAFRAETKLPLRTDVSLQQVGPASEGLQRDWPAPALGLEKHYGYAFQWFGLSALVVILYVWFQFIAPLRRSRRRTHDASSL, encoded by the coding sequence GTGACGCCGGAACCCGTTTCTTCCGCCGCGCGTGCGCCGGGGCGGGTCCGCTTCCTGCTGGTCACGCTGGCAGCCGCGCTCACTTTGGCCGCCACGGTGTCGCTCGGGCGTTGGCAGCTTTCGCGCGCAGCCCAAAAAGAGGCGCTGCAGGCCGAGATCGAAGCCCAGAAGCAGAAGCCGCCGCTCGATCAGGCCGAATTTCTGGCGCTGGAGGCGCCGGCCGGCGCGTTGCACCGGCCTGTGCGGCTGCGCGGCCTCTGGCTGACGCCGCAGACGGTTTACCTGGACAACCGGCAGATGCACGGCGTGCCCGGGTTTTACGTGCTCACCCCGTTCGCCCTCGAAGGAAGCGACCAGACGGTGATGGTGCAGCGTGGCTGGGTACAACGCAATTTCAACGACCGCATGCAATTGGGCGCGGTCCAGACGCCGCCCGGCATTGTCGAAGTCACGGGGCTGATCGAACCCCCGCCGGGCCACTTGTTCGAGCTCGGCAAGCCGGCCGCAGCCGCCTCGGCACCGGAAGCCCAGGGGTCTTCGCCCATCCGGCAGAATCTGGACCTGGAAGCGTTCCGCGCCGAAACCAAGCTGCCGCTGCGCACCGATGTGTCGCTGCAGCAGGTCGGCCCGGCTTCCGAGGGGTTGCAGCGCGACTGGCCGGCCCCCGCACTGGGTCTGGAGAAACACTACGGCTATGCATTCCAGTGGTTCGGGCTCTCAGCCCTCGTGGTCATCCTCTATGTCTGGTTCCAATTCATTGCCCCCCTCCGCCGCTCCAGGCGCCGCACACACGATGCAAGCAGCCTCTGA
- a CDS encoding cytochrome c oxidase assembly protein, translated as MSLGQRIKRANVRMVGKLAVVACGMFAFGYALVPLYRAICEMTGINILALNELEVPGGASGGKNVRVPDNSQVDTTRTITVEFDSNVRGGLWDFKPAERTMQVHPGQLNTVMYEFQNVQNRRMAAQAIPSYAPQQAAPYFNKLECFCFNQYTLDAGEKKQWPVAFVIDPKISKDVKTITLSYTFFEVGGKTPPAPVAAVSNAAHEPRS; from the coding sequence ATGAGCCTCGGTCAACGCATCAAGCGCGCCAATGTGCGCATGGTCGGCAAGCTGGCCGTGGTGGCGTGCGGCATGTTCGCGTTCGGCTATGCCCTGGTGCCGCTCTACCGCGCCATCTGCGAAATGACCGGCATCAACATCCTCGCCCTCAACGAGCTCGAGGTGCCGGGCGGCGCGAGCGGCGGCAAGAACGTGCGCGTGCCCGACAACTCGCAGGTCGACACCACCCGCACCATCACGGTCGAGTTCGACTCCAACGTGCGCGGCGGCCTTTGGGACTTCAAGCCCGCCGAGCGGACGATGCAGGTGCACCCCGGCCAGCTGAACACGGTGATGTACGAGTTCCAGAACGTGCAGAACCGCCGCATGGCTGCGCAGGCCATTCCGAGCTATGCGCCGCAGCAGGCCGCGCCGTACTTCAACAAGCTCGAGTGCTTCTGCTTCAACCAGTACACCCTGGATGCCGGCGAAAAGAAGCAATGGCCGGTCGCTTTCGTCATCGATCCGAAGATCTCCAAGGACGTGAAGACGATCACGCTGTCGTACACCTTCTTCGAAGTCGGCGGCAAGACGCCTCCGGCTCCGGTTGCCGCTGTTTCCAATGCTGCCCATGAGCCCCGCTCGTGA
- a CDS encoding DNA alkylation repair protein, whose protein sequence is MDAAVAFAPVDHLKTRRGAFRIALIPPEVLRALNDGLLETVNLNEFLALELPQLARSVAGHIGLDPASERLADTLAMLGAFKPMQRHGHIARALYDLAALHAERDAVAHRLATHASDVARCWAAQWVALSGLPLAAQLQAVRRFAADSHFGVREIAWMAVRDAVIGSLDESLALLQPWTADADPNIRRFASELTRPRGVWCAQIEALKAEPWRALPLIEPLRADPSRYVQNSVANWLNDASKTQPEWVDRLCTRWIDESDAPATRYIAKRALRTLSKQA, encoded by the coding sequence ATGGACGCTGCCGTTGCCTTCGCCCCGGTCGATCATCTGAAGACGCGCAGGGGCGCATTCCGCATCGCGCTCATTCCGCCCGAGGTGCTGCGCGCGCTGAACGACGGGTTGCTTGAAACCGTCAACCTCAACGAATTCCTGGCGCTGGAACTGCCGCAGCTGGCGCGCAGCGTGGCGGGCCATATCGGCCTGGATCCGGCGAGCGAGCGGCTGGCCGACACGCTCGCCATGCTCGGCGCCTTCAAACCGATGCAGCGGCACGGCCACATTGCGCGTGCGCTTTACGACCTGGCGGCGCTGCATGCCGAGCGCGATGCCGTCGCGCACCGGCTGGCCACGCACGCCAGCGACGTGGCGCGCTGCTGGGCTGCGCAGTGGGTGGCGCTCTCGGGATTGCCGCTGGCCGCGCAACTGCAGGCGGTGCGCCGGTTTGCCGCCGACTCGCACTTCGGCGTTCGCGAAATCGCCTGGATGGCGGTGCGCGACGCGGTCATCGGCTCGCTCGACGAATCGCTGGCGCTGTTGCAACCCTGGACGGCCGACGCCGACCCGAACATCCGCCGCTTTGCCAGCGAGCTCACGCGCCCGCGCGGCGTGTGGTGTGCACAGATCGAAGCGCTCAAGGCCGAACCGTGGCGGGCGCTGCCACTCATCGAACCGCTGCGCGCCGACCCCAGCCGCTATGTGCAGAACTCGGTGGCCAACTGGCTCAACGACGCGAGCAAGACCCAGCCGGAATGGGTCGACCGGCTCTGCACGCGCTGGATCGACGAATCCGACGCGCCGGCAACCCGATACATCGCCAAGCGCGCGCTGCGGACGCTTTCGAAGCAGGCATGA
- a CDS encoding cytochrome oxidase small assembly protein, with the protein MTTMTTPEQRKNNRRMGLTLASIAVLFFLGFLVRMIWFSGR; encoded by the coding sequence ATGACGACAATGACCACGCCCGAACAAAGAAAGAACAACCGCCGCATGGGGCTCACGCTGGCCTCCATCGCGGTGCTGTTCTTTCTCGGATTCCTGGTCCGCATGATCTGGTTCAGCGGACGCTGA
- the cyoE gene encoding heme o synthase: MSTPISVEQASTASVLRQFYALTKPRVVQLIVFCALIGMVLAVPGAPTWADVQRALLACAGIWLVAGAAAAFNCLVEKGIDAKMKRTAWRPTARGQLSDLQALMFSALLCLAGSALLWFKVNPLTMWLTFATFVGYAVIYTVILKPLTPQNIVIGGASGAMPPVLGWAAMTGDVGPEALILFLIIFLWTPPHFWALALYRVEDYRKAGLPMLPVTHGNEFTRLQVLLYTFILFAACLMPFIYGMSGWLYLAVAVGVSIGFTGYAFALWRKYSDMLARKTFRFSLIHLSVLFAALLVDHYLR; encoded by the coding sequence GTGAGCACGCCGATTTCCGTGGAGCAGGCAAGCACCGCCAGCGTGCTGCGCCAGTTCTATGCGCTGACCAAGCCGCGCGTGGTGCAGCTGATCGTTTTCTGCGCCCTCATCGGCATGGTGCTGGCCGTGCCCGGCGCACCGACATGGGCCGATGTGCAGCGCGCACTGCTGGCTTGCGCCGGCATCTGGCTGGTCGCGGGTGCGGCGGCGGCGTTCAATTGCCTGGTCGAGAAGGGTATCGACGCCAAGATGAAACGCACCGCGTGGCGACCCACGGCGCGCGGGCAGCTCAGCGACCTGCAGGCCTTGATGTTCTCCGCGCTGCTCTGCCTGGCCGGCTCGGCGCTGTTGTGGTTCAAGGTGAACCCGCTCACCATGTGGCTGACCTTTGCGACCTTTGTCGGCTACGCGGTGATCTACACGGTGATCCTCAAGCCCCTGACGCCGCAGAACATCGTGATCGGCGGCGCGTCGGGCGCAATGCCCCCTGTGCTGGGCTGGGCCGCGATGACGGGCGACGTAGGCCCCGAGGCGCTGATCCTCTTTCTCATCATCTTCCTGTGGACGCCGCCGCACTTCTGGGCCCTGGCGCTCTACCGCGTCGAGGACTACCGCAAGGCGGGCCTCCCGATGCTGCCGGTGACCCACGGCAACGAGTTCACGCGGCTGCAGGTGCTGCTGTACACCTTCATCCTTTTCGCAGCCTGCCTGATGCCGTTCATCTACGGCATGAGCGGCTGGCTCTACCTGGCGGTGGCGGTGGGCGTGAGCATCGGCTTCACCGGCTATGCCTTTGCGCTCTGGCGCAAGTATTCCGACATGCTGGCGCGCAAGACCTTCCGGTTTTCGCTCATTCACCTGAGCGTGCTGTTCGCGGCATTGCTCGTCGACCACTATCTCCGTTGA
- a CDS encoding cytochrome c oxidase subunit 3 encodes MSSTTHGTTPYYFVPGPSAYPVMASIGLFFVILGAGQWINGHQWGAWSLLLGMVVWLATLFVWFSAAIGESESGQYGHKIDLSYRWSMSWFIFSEVMFFGAFFTALWWTRTHSLPALGSLENALLWPDFKAVWPSIAAGATGSPADIVEPFQTVGPFWLPTINTALLLSSGVTLTIAHHALRADHRAQCIRFMWLTVLLGLVFLGVQGYEYFHLYTELNLKLSSGAYGSTFFMLTGFHGLHVFIGMLMLLFITLRLRKGHFTPERHFGFEGAAWYWHFVDVVWLGLYVLVYWL; translated from the coding sequence ATGAGTTCAACCACCCACGGCACCACGCCCTACTACTTTGTGCCCGGGCCATCGGCCTACCCGGTCATGGCTTCGATCGGCCTGTTCTTCGTGATTCTTGGCGCCGGCCAGTGGATCAATGGCCATCAATGGGGCGCGTGGTCGCTGCTGCTTGGCATGGTCGTGTGGCTTGCCACGTTGTTCGTGTGGTTCAGCGCGGCCATCGGCGAGAGCGAAAGCGGCCAGTACGGCCACAAGATCGATCTCTCGTACCGCTGGAGCATGAGCTGGTTCATCTTCTCCGAGGTGATGTTCTTCGGCGCCTTCTTCACCGCGCTGTGGTGGACCCGTACCCATTCGCTGCCCGCTCTGGGCAGCCTCGAAAACGCGCTGCTCTGGCCCGATTTCAAGGCCGTGTGGCCGAGCATTGCCGCCGGCGCCACCGGTTCGCCGGCAGACATCGTCGAGCCGTTCCAGACCGTCGGCCCGTTCTGGCTGCCCACGATCAACACCGCGCTCCTGCTGAGCTCGGGCGTCACGCTCACCATTGCGCACCATGCGCTTCGCGCCGACCATCGCGCCCAGTGCATCCGCTTCATGTGGCTCACCGTGCTGCTCGGCCTGGTCTTCCTGGGCGTGCAGGGCTACGAATACTTCCACCTGTACACCGAACTGAACCTCAAGCTCAGTTCGGGTGCCTACGGCTCGACCTTCTTCATGCTGACCGGCTTCCACGGCCTGCACGTGTTCATCGGCATGCTGATGCTGCTGTTCATCACGCTGCGCCTGCGCAAGGGCCACTTCACGCCGGAACGCCATTTCGGCTTCGAAGGCGCGGCCTGGTACTGGCACTTCGTCGACGTGGTGTGGCTCGGCCTTTACGTGCTGGTCTACTGGCTTTGA
- the coxB gene encoding cytochrome c oxidase subunit II: protein MKSIWRNKYRPANLLLAAGAAFSGAAHAVNDLPGGPSVRQLNLPLGVTKIAQEQHFLHTVMMILCTVIFVAVFAVMFYSIWKHRKSVGHKAANFHESVVVEVIWTIVPFIIVIVMALPATKVLVAQKDTTNADLTIKTTGYQWKWGYDYLNGEGEGLAFISTLDSSQRAMSDAGAKGQMPDDYLFKVDNPLVVPVQKKVRIITTANDVIHAFAVPQLGIKQDAIPGFVRDTWFRAETVGDYYGQCQELCGKEHAYMPIHVKVVSAADYTAWVDTKRKEAAAKLDDPSKVWTLPDMMARGEKVYAANCAACHQANGKGAGPIKPLDASPKVVDADHKVQLLVLLNGQNNGAMPSWKQLSDTDLAAVATYTKNSWSNKTGQLVQPAEVLALRGK from the coding sequence ATGAAGAGCATTTGGCGCAACAAGTACAGGCCGGCGAATCTGTTGCTGGCGGCCGGCGCGGCTTTCAGCGGCGCGGCGCACGCAGTCAACGATCTGCCCGGCGGCCCCTCGGTGCGCCAGCTGAATCTTCCGCTTGGCGTTACCAAGATTGCGCAGGAACAGCACTTCCTGCACACGGTGATGATGATCCTGTGCACGGTCATCTTCGTCGCCGTGTTCGCGGTCATGTTCTATTCGATCTGGAAGCACCGCAAATCGGTCGGCCACAAGGCGGCCAACTTCCACGAATCGGTGGTGGTCGAGGTCATCTGGACCATCGTGCCCTTCATCATCGTGATCGTGATGGCGCTTCCCGCCACCAAGGTGCTGGTGGCCCAGAAGGACACCACCAACGCCGACCTCACCATCAAGACCACCGGCTACCAGTGGAAATGGGGCTACGACTACCTGAACGGTGAAGGCGAGGGCCTGGCCTTCATCTCCACGCTCGACAGCTCGCAGCGCGCCATGTCCGACGCCGGCGCCAAGGGCCAGATGCCCGACGACTACCTCTTCAAGGTCGACAACCCGCTGGTGGTGCCGGTCCAGAAGAAGGTCCGCATCATCACCACCGCCAACGACGTGATCCACGCATTTGCCGTGCCCCAGCTCGGCATCAAGCAGGACGCGATTCCCGGCTTCGTTCGCGACACCTGGTTCCGTGCCGAAACCGTGGGCGACTACTACGGCCAGTGCCAGGAACTCTGCGGCAAGGAACACGCCTACATGCCCATCCACGTGAAGGTGGTCTCGGCCGCCGACTACACGGCATGGGTGGATACCAAGCGCAAGGAAGCCGCTGCCAAGCTCGACGATCCGAGCAAGGTCTGGACGCTGCCCGACATGATGGCCCGCGGCGAGAAGGTCTATGCCGCCAACTGCGCAGCCTGCCACCAGGCCAACGGCAAGGGCGCCGGCCCGATCAAGCCGCTCGATGCCAGCCCCAAGGTGGTCGATGCCGACCACAAGGTGCAGCTGCTGGTGCTGCTCAATGGCCAGAACAATGGCGCAATGCCCTCGTGGAAGCAGCTGAGCGACACCGACCTCGCCGCCGTTGCCACCTATACCAAGAACAGCTGGTCGAACAAGACGGGCCAGCTGGTGCAGCCGGCCGAAGTTCTGGCCCTGCGCGGCAAGTGA
- the ctaD gene encoding cytochrome c oxidase subunit I has protein sequence MSAVLDPHGHAHDGHAHDHDEHHAAPTGWRRWVFATNHKDIGTLYLLFSFTMLMVGGVLALLIRAELFQPGLQLVNPELFNQFTTMHGLIMVFGAIMPAFVGFANWMIPLQIGASDMAFARMNNFSFWLLIPAALMLVGSFFMPGGAPAAGWTLYAPLTLQMGPSMDAGIFAMHIMGASSIMGSINIIVTILNMRAPGMTLMKMPMFCWTWLITAYLLIAVMPVLAGAITMTLTDRHFGTSFFNPAGGGDPVMYQHIFWFFGHPEVYIMILPAFGIISQIVPAFSRKKLFGYASMVYATSSIAILSFIVWAHHMFTTGMPVTGQLFFMYATMLIAVPTAVKIFNWIATMWQGSMTFETPMLFAVGFIFVFTMGGFTGLILAIAPIDIQLQDTYYVVAHFHYVLVAGSLYAMFAGYYYWAPKWTGVMYSEARGKIHFWWSLISFNVTFFPMHFLGLAGMPRRYADYPMQFADFNAVASIGAFAFGLAQVYFFFFVVLPTMLGKGEKAPQKPWEAAEGLEWEVPSPAPFHTFENPPKLDATATKVIG, from the coding sequence ATGAGTGCAGTCCTCGACCCCCACGGTCACGCCCACGACGGCCACGCACACGATCACGACGAGCACCATGCAGCGCCCACCGGCTGGCGCCGCTGGGTGTTCGCCACCAACCACAAGGACATCGGCACGCTCTACCTGCTGTTCAGCTTCACGATGCTGATGGTGGGCGGCGTGCTCGCGCTCCTGATCCGCGCCGAGCTGTTCCAGCCCGGCCTGCAGCTGGTGAACCCCGAACTGTTCAACCAGTTCACCACCATGCACGGCCTGATCATGGTGTTCGGCGCCATCATGCCGGCGTTCGTGGGCTTCGCAAACTGGATGATCCCGCTGCAGATCGGCGCATCCGACATGGCCTTTGCGCGCATGAACAACTTCAGCTTCTGGCTGCTGATTCCTGCTGCGCTGATGCTCGTGGGTTCGTTCTTCATGCCCGGCGGCGCACCCGCTGCCGGCTGGACGCTCTACGCCCCGCTCACGCTGCAGATGGGCCCCTCGATGGACGCCGGCATTTTCGCGATGCACATCATGGGCGCCTCGTCGATCATGGGCTCCATCAACATCATCGTCACCATCCTGAACATGCGCGCGCCCGGCATGACGCTGATGAAGATGCCGATGTTCTGCTGGACCTGGCTCATCACCGCCTACCTGCTGATTGCCGTGATGCCCGTGCTCGCAGGCGCCATCACCATGACGCTGACCGACCGCCACTTCGGCACCAGCTTCTTCAACCCCGCCGGCGGCGGCGACCCGGTGATGTACCAGCACATCTTCTGGTTCTTCGGCCACCCCGAGGTCTACATCATGATCTTGCCGGCGTTCGGCATCATCAGCCAGATCGTTCCGGCGTTCTCGCGCAAGAAGCTGTTCGGCTACGCCTCGATGGTGTACGCCACCTCGTCGATCGCGATCCTTTCGTTCATCGTCTGGGCGCACCACATGTTCACGACCGGCATGCCGGTCACGGGCCAGCTGTTCTTCATGTACGCGACCATGCTGATCGCGGTGCCGACGGCCGTGAAGATCTTCAACTGGATCGCCACCATGTGGCAGGGCTCGATGACGTTCGAGACCCCGATGCTGTTTGCGGTGGGCTTCATCTTCGTGTTCACGATGGGCGGCTTCACCGGCCTCATCCTGGCCATTGCCCCCATCGACATCCAGCTGCAGGACACCTACTACGTTGTGGCGCACTTCCACTACGTGCTGGTGGCCGGCTCGCTCTATGCCATGTTTGCGGGCTACTACTACTGGGCGCCCAAGTGGACGGGCGTGATGTACAGCGAAGCGCGCGGCAAGATCCACTTCTGGTGGTCGCTGATCTCGTTCAACGTGACCTTCTTCCCGATGCACTTCCTGGGCCTGGCAGGCATGCCGCGCCGCTATGCCGACTATCCGATGCAGTTTGCCGACTTCAACGCGGTGGCATCGATCGGCGCGTTCGCCTTCGGTCTTGCGCAGGTCTATTTCTTCTTCTTCGTCGTGCTGCCGACCATGCTCGGCAAGGGCGAGAAGGCACCGCAAAAGCCATGGGAAGCCGCTGAAGGCCTCGAATGGGAAGTGCCGTCGCCGGCGCCTTTCCACACCTTCGAAAACCCGCCCAAGCTCGATGCGACCGCCACCAAGGTGATCGGCTGA
- a CDS encoding COX15/CtaA family protein has protein sequence MDTGSLYDLTPIAWLMAAGVLIALGPLVWVWRRNAGAGPARRLQALTVLTLFLTFDLTLFGAFTRLTDSGLGCPDWPGCYGNASPVGARHEIAMAQSAQPTGPVTHSKAWVEMVHRYLATGVGVLILVLAGATWVVRRRQRRLPVQAEGEHATLSAWWPAVTLVWVCLQGAFGALTVTWKLFPAIVTLHLLGAVVLLVLLCIQAVRYRQAAADRLPIAVSPALRNGLLATSALLLLQIALGGWVSTNYAVLACTQFPTCQGSWWPPMNFAQGFEIWRHLGVTGSGSPLDFSALTAIHYVHRLMAYVVFAALGVLAWRLRRIGPLRPQAGWLIGLALLQLATGLGNVLLGWPLAAAVLHTGGAAALAVVLTWALCESRRATAAATVHNKDKAPGALHDNQRGATA, from the coding sequence ATGGACACCGGCTCGCTCTACGACCTCACACCGATCGCCTGGCTGATGGCGGCCGGCGTGCTGATCGCGCTCGGCCCGCTGGTGTGGGTGTGGCGCCGCAATGCCGGCGCCGGCCCGGCGCGCCGGCTGCAGGCGCTCACTGTGCTCACGCTGTTTCTCACTTTCGATCTCACGCTCTTCGGCGCCTTCACCCGGCTTACGGATTCGGGCCTGGGCTGCCCCGACTGGCCCGGCTGCTACGGCAACGCGAGCCCCGTTGGCGCGCGCCACGAAATTGCAATGGCGCAGTCGGCCCAGCCGACCGGCCCGGTCACCCACAGCAAGGCATGGGTAGAGATGGTCCACCGCTATCTCGCCACCGGCGTGGGCGTGCTCATCCTTGTACTCGCGGGGGCCACCTGGGTCGTGCGGCGCCGCCAGCGCCGCCTTCCCGTGCAGGCAGAGGGCGAACACGCCACGCTCAGCGCATGGTGGCCGGCGGTGACGCTGGTCTGGGTCTGCCTGCAGGGCGCATTCGGCGCGCTCACCGTAACCTGGAAGCTCTTTCCGGCGATCGTCACGCTTCACCTGCTGGGCGCCGTGGTGCTGCTCGTGCTGCTGTGCATCCAGGCGGTGCGCTACAGGCAGGCCGCCGCGGACCGGCTGCCCATTGCCGTATCGCCCGCATTGCGCAACGGGTTGCTTGCCACTTCTGCATTGCTCCTGCTGCAAATTGCGCTTGGCGGTTGGGTCAGCACCAACTACGCCGTGCTGGCGTGCACCCAGTTCCCAACCTGCCAAGGCAGTTGGTGGCCGCCGATGAACTTTGCGCAGGGCTTTGAAATCTGGCGCCACCTGGGCGTGACCGGGAGCGGGTCCCCGCTCGATTTTTCGGCGCTCACTGCCATTCACTACGTGCACCGGCTGATGGCCTACGTGGTGTTTGCCGCGCTGGGCGTGCTCGCTTGGCGCTTGCGCCGCATCGGGCCGCTGCGGCCGCAAGCCGGATGGCTCATCGGCCTGGCCCTGCTGCAGCTTGCCACTGGCCTGGGCAACGTGCTGCTCGGCTGGCCGCTCGCCGCGGCCGTGCTTCACACCGGCGGCGCCGCGGCGCTGGCCGTGGTGCTGACCTGGGCGCTTTGCGAAAGCCGCCGCGCGACCGCCGCCGCAACCGTACACAACAAGGACAAGGCGCCCGGCGCCCTGCATGACAACCAGAGGGGGGCCACCGCGTGA
- a CDS encoding twin transmembrane helix small protein gives MKYFVALAFLGIFASLAFALFYMLKDGRNGRAKSGGMARALTFRIGISVVLFLCMLLAWKLGYIQPTGLPVSK, from the coding sequence ATGAAATACTTCGTCGCCCTGGCTTTCCTGGGCATCTTCGCGAGCCTCGCCTTCGCGCTCTTCTACATGCTGAAAGACGGGCGCAACGGGCGTGCCAAAAGCGGTGGCATGGCGCGCGCCCTCACCTTTCGGATCGGCATTTCGGTGGTTTTGTTCCTCTGCATGCTGCTCGCCTGGAAACTCGGCTACATCCAGCCCACCGGGCTCCCGGTCAGCAAGTAG
- a CDS encoding DUF2970 domain-containing protein translates to MTAGPNSPPPKATLWDTVKAVCWSFFGVRKKSAYQDDLAKLNPLHIIAVAFAAVIVFIVGLVLLVRHVAAP, encoded by the coding sequence GTGACCGCCGGTCCGAATTCGCCGCCGCCCAAGGCCACGCTGTGGGACACGGTGAAGGCCGTCTGCTGGTCATTCTTCGGGGTGCGCAAGAAAAGCGCCTACCAGGACGACCTGGCCAAGCTGAACCCGCTGCACATCATCGCGGTGGCATTTGCCGCGGTCATCGTTTTTATCGTCGGCCTTGTGCTGCTGGTGCGCCACGTGGCTGCGCCCTGA